A single region of the Cereibacter sphaeroides 2.4.1 genome encodes:
- a CDS encoding pyridoxamine 5'-phosphate oxidase family protein: MPEPRDLLQSADDEARALARSLLARARHAALAVTDPATGTPGISLIAFGLDPEGLPLTLVSALAPHREALRLHPEAAVLVGEPGERGDPLTHPRLMVKVRAAQVARTAPRHEALRAHWLATHPKARLYIDFPDFAFVRLAPVSAVLNGGFGRAWRLAPEDLRPE; this comes from the coding sequence ATGCCCGAGCCCCGAGACCTTCTTCAGTCGGCCGATGACGAGGCCCGCGCCCTCGCCCGGAGCCTCCTCGCCCGCGCGCGCCACGCCGCGCTGGCCGTCACCGATCCCGCCACCGGCACGCCGGGAATCAGCTTGATCGCCTTCGGGCTCGACCCGGAGGGCCTGCCGCTGACGCTCGTCTCCGCCCTCGCGCCCCACCGCGAGGCGCTGCGGCTTCACCCCGAGGCGGCCGTCCTCGTGGGCGAACCCGGCGAGAGGGGCGACCCTTTGACGCACCCCCGGCTGATGGTGAAGGTGCGGGCCGCGCAGGTCGCCCGGACGGCGCCCCGGCACGAGGCGCTCCGCGCCCACTGGCTGGCCACCCATCCCAAGGCCAGGCTCTATATCGACTTCCCCGATTTCGCCTTCGTGCGCCTCGCGCCGGTCTCGGCGGTGCTGAACGGCGGCTTCGGCCGCGCCTGGCGCCTCGCGCCCGAGGATCTGCGCCCGGAATGA
- the dacB gene encoding D-alanyl-D-alanine carboxypeptidase/D-alanyl-D-alanine endopeptidase, whose product MTFTRRWLLSALLASAATPVLAEAPLTSPRPPRRGFLEPPPEAGDLVARAALGGAAAYVVADARSGTVLEAANAALRLPPASTAKTVTALYGLETLGPDFRFTTRLLATGPITNGILQGDLILSGSGDPTLSTDALGEMAARLRARGITGITGRYLADASALPAVPLIDPEQPDHVGYNPALSGLNLNFNRVHFEWKQAAKGWSVTMDARAERFVPPVSMARMKVVTRDLPIYTYAGDQGSDSWTVASGALGAAGSRWLPVRHPEAYTAEVFQTLARAQGIELPAAQVVRVRPEGAALVEWQSDPLREILRDMLKFSTNITAEAVGLAASGAPSLAQSAAAMSAWANRRFGLSTAFHDHSGLGGGSLVSAADMVTALLAAEREGLGLRPLLKRTEIGGGKGTKKGARRIAVAAKTGTLNFVSGLVGIATAQDGRDLVFAIYCADRDRRSALPMEARERPPGGSAWLGRARALQRALIERWAALPA is encoded by the coding sequence ATGACCTTCACCCGGCGCTGGCTGCTCTCGGCGCTTCTGGCCAGCGCGGCCACGCCGGTGCTGGCCGAGGCCCCGCTCACCTCGCCGCGCCCGCCGCGCCGCGGCTTTCTCGAGCCGCCGCCCGAGGCGGGCGACCTCGTCGCGCGCGCGGCCCTCGGGGGCGCGGCGGCCTATGTGGTGGCCGATGCCCGCAGCGGCACCGTGCTCGAAGCCGCGAATGCGGCGCTCCGCCTGCCGCCCGCCAGCACGGCCAAGACGGTGACGGCCCTCTACGGGCTCGAGACGCTCGGGCCCGACTTCCGCTTCACGACCCGGCTCCTCGCCACGGGACCGATCACGAACGGCATCCTGCAGGGCGACCTCATCCTCTCGGGCTCGGGCGATCCCACGCTTTCGACCGATGCGCTGGGCGAGATGGCGGCGCGGCTCCGCGCCCGCGGCATCACCGGCATCACCGGCCGCTATCTGGCCGATGCGAGCGCGCTGCCCGCCGTGCCCTTGATCGATCCCGAACAGCCCGACCATGTGGGCTACAACCCCGCCCTCTCCGGCCTCAACCTCAACTTCAACCGCGTGCATTTCGAGTGGAAGCAGGCGGCGAAGGGCTGGTCGGTGACGATGGACGCCCGCGCTGAGCGCTTCGTGCCGCCCGTGTCGATGGCGCGGATGAAGGTCGTGACGCGCGACCTGCCGATCTACACCTATGCCGGCGATCAGGGCTCGGACAGCTGGACGGTGGCGAGCGGCGCCCTCGGTGCGGCGGGCAGCCGCTGGCTGCCGGTGCGCCATCCCGAGGCCTACACCGCCGAAGTCTTCCAGACCCTCGCCCGCGCGCAGGGCATCGAACTGCCCGCGGCGCAGGTCGTCCGGGTCCGCCCCGAAGGCGCGGCGCTGGTCGAGTGGCAGAGCGACCCCCTGCGCGAGATCCTGCGCGACATGCTGAAGTTCTCCACCAACATCACGGCCGAGGCGGTGGGCCTTGCGGCCTCGGGTGCGCCGTCGCTCGCGCAGTCGGCCGCCGCCATGAGCGCCTGGGCCAACCGGCGCTTCGGCCTCTCGACCGCGTTCCACGACCATTCCGGGCTGGGCGGCGGCTCGCTCGTCTCGGCCGCGGACATGGTGACGGCGCTCCTTGCCGCCGAGCGCGAGGGGCTCGGCCTGCGCCCGCTCCTGAAGCGGACCGAGATCGGCGGCGGCAAGGGCACGAAGAAGGGCGCGCGACGCATCGCCGTCGCGGCCAAGACCGGCACGCTCAACTTCGTGTCGGGCCTCGTGGGCATCGCCACGGCCCAAGACGGGCGCGACCTCGTCTTCGCCATCTATTGCGCCGACCGCGACCGCCGGTCGGCCCTGCCGATGGAGGCGCGCGAGCGCCCGCCCGGCGGCTCGGCCTGGCTCGGCCGGGCCCGCGCGCTGCAGCGCGCCCTCATCGAACGCTGGGCCGCCCTTCCCGCCTGA
- a CDS encoding tellurite resistance TerB family protein: MADTLSSLSPQDALVAIMIAVSFSDETVRTVELIAIERIVNHLPIFAGYDGDRIRPIAQTIIDLFEEDEGLDALFGLIRAALEDRLYETAYALACDVAAADGALGQPELRMLEEIRNELDIDRLHAAAIERGARARHMLV; encoded by the coding sequence TTGGCCGATACGCTCTCCTCGCTCAGCCCTCAGGATGCCCTCGTGGCCATCATGATCGCGGTGTCCTTCTCGGACGAGACGGTGCGGACGGTCGAGCTGATCGCCATCGAGCGGATCGTGAACCATCTGCCGATCTTCGCGGGCTACGACGGCGACCGCATCCGGCCCATCGCCCAGACGATCATCGACCTCTTCGAGGAGGACGAGGGGCTCGATGCGCTCTTCGGCCTGATCCGGGCGGCGCTCGAGGACCGGCTCTACGAGACGGCCTATGCGCTGGCCTGCGACGTGGCCGCGGCGGACGGCGCTCTGGGACAGCCCGAGCTCCGGATGCTCGAGGAGATCCGCAACGAGCTCGACATCGACCGCCTCCATGCGGCCGCGATCGAGCGCGGCGCGCGCGCCCGTCACATGCTGGTCTGA
- a CDS encoding lysine--tRNA ligase, with the protein MSALREAAMTSKAWPFEEARRILARFKGKAPDKGYVLFETGYGPSGLPHIGTFGEVARTTMIRRAFEAISDIPTRLICFSDDMDGMRKVPDNVPNGAMLRENLQRPLTSVPDPFGEFESFGHHNNAMLRRFLDTFGFEYEFISATDFYRSGQFDATLLRACERYDALMEIMMASLREERQQTYSIFLPISPTTGRVLYVPLKEVNAKDGTITFDDEDGTDTTLPVTGGNVKLQWKPDFGARWAALDVDFEMYGKDHSTNTPIYDGICEVLGGRKPEHFTYELFLDDKGEKISKSKGNGLTIDEWLTYASTESLSYFMFLKPKTAKRMHFDVIPKAVDEYHQQLRAYPGQEPAKQIDNPVWHIHHGAPPESKMVVSFAMLLNLASVAQAQDKDGLWGFIKRYAPEASPETHPDLDAAAGFAVRYFHDFVAPKRVYRLPTDQERAAIGDLRARLAAWNGGLDAEALQSMVFAVGKEHGFEPLRDWFKALYEVLLGASEGPRFGGFVALYGVTETIALIDRALAGELAA; encoded by the coding sequence ATGTCCGCCCTCCGCGAAGCCGCGATGACGTCCAAAGCCTGGCCCTTCGAAGAGGCCCGCCGGATCCTCGCCCGCTTCAAGGGCAAGGCGCCCGACAAGGGCTATGTCCTGTTCGAGACCGGCTACGGCCCCTCGGGCCTGCCCCACATCGGCACCTTCGGCGAGGTGGCGCGGACGACGATGATCCGGCGCGCCTTCGAGGCGATCTCGGACATCCCGACCCGCCTCATCTGCTTCTCGGACGATATGGACGGGATGCGCAAGGTGCCCGACAACGTGCCCAACGGCGCCATGCTGCGCGAGAACCTGCAGCGCCCGCTGACCTCGGTCCCCGACCCGTTCGGCGAGTTCGAGAGCTTCGGCCACCACAACAACGCGATGCTGCGCCGCTTCCTCGACACGTTCGGCTTCGAATACGAGTTCATCTCGGCCACCGACTTCTACAGGTCGGGCCAGTTCGACGCGACGCTCCTGCGCGCCTGCGAGCGCTACGACGCGCTGATGGAGATCATGATGGCCTCCTTGCGTGAGGAGCGCCAGCAGACCTATTCGATCTTCCTGCCGATCTCGCCCACCACCGGCCGGGTGCTCTATGTGCCGTTGAAGGAGGTGAACGCCAAGGACGGCACCATCACCTTCGACGACGAGGACGGCACCGATACCACGCTGCCGGTCACGGGCGGCAATGTGAAGCTGCAGTGGAAGCCCGATTTCGGCGCCCGTTGGGCGGCGCTGGACGTCGATTTCGAGATGTACGGCAAGGACCATTCCACCAACACGCCGATCTATGACGGGATCTGCGAGGTGCTGGGCGGCAGGAAGCCCGAGCATTTCACCTATGAGCTGTTCCTCGACGACAAGGGCGAGAAGATCTCGAAGTCGAAGGGCAACGGGCTGACCATCGACGAATGGCTCACCTACGCTTCGACCGAGAGCCTGAGCTACTTCATGTTCCTCAAGCCCAAGACCGCGAAGCGGATGCATTTCGACGTGATCCCGAAGGCGGTGGACGAATATCACCAGCAGCTGCGCGCCTATCCCGGGCAGGAGCCGGCCAAGCAGATCGACAATCCGGTCTGGCACATCCACCACGGCGCCCCGCCCGAATCGAAGATGGTGGTGAGCTTCGCCATGCTCCTCAACCTCGCCTCGGTGGCGCAGGCGCAGGACAAGGACGGGCTCTGGGGCTTCATCAAGCGCTATGCGCCCGAGGCCAGCCCCGAGACCCATCCGGATCTCGACGCGGCGGCGGGCTTCGCGGTGCGCTACTTCCACGATTTCGTGGCGCCGAAGCGCGTCTACCGGCTGCCCACGGATCAGGAGCGCGCCGCGATCGGCGACCTGCGCGCCCGCCTCGCGGCCTGGAACGGCGGGCTCGATGCCGAGGCGCTGCAGTCGATGGTCTTCGCCGTGGGCAAGGAGCATGGTTTCGAGCCGCTGCGCGACTGGTTCAAGGCACTCTACGAGGTGCTGCTCGGAGCCTCGGAAGGGCCGCGCTTCGGCGGCTTCGTGGCGCTCTACGGCGTGACCGAGACCATCGCCCTGATCGACCGCGCCCTCGCGGGCGAGCTCGCGGCCTGA